The Tessaracoccus timonensis sequence GCGGATGATGTCGTTTCTGAGCCGGAGCAGCACGGCGGATCCCCTTCCGACGGTGTGTGTGCCAGGTAGTCTGCCAGCAGATTGGTCCAGCCGCGTCAGACAAGGCTGCATGGGCGGCGGCTCGTCGGTTCCAGAGGTAGCTCGTCGCTAGGGTGGCTGCATGGAGACGTTTCGCAAACAGGACTCGAAGGAAGCCATCGCTGCGGAGGCGGCCGGGTTGCTGTGGTTGACCGACGCGGGTGGCGCCCCCGTCGCGGAGCTGGTGAACGTGGGCGACACTTGGCTCGAGACGCGCCTGCTCGCCGAAGGGTTTCCGTCGCGGGAGGATGCGCGCGAGTTTGGCCGCGGGTTGGCTGCGACGCACGCGGCCGGTGCGGACTGGTGGGGAGCAGGCCCGCCTGGGCTCGGACAGAATTGGGAGGCGCACATGCCGGCGACGCTGGCGTCGGAGCCCCAGTGGGAGTCATTCGGGGAGTTCTTCGCCGAAACGAAGCTGGAGCCCTACCTGCGCAAGGCGCGCGCGATGGATGCCTCTGCCCGACGGGTCGTCGCCCAGGCTGTTGAACGCGTCGCAGCCGGAGAGTTCGACGCGCCCCAGCCGGCGTTGTGTGTAGAGCGCGGTGCGGCGGTGGCGCGCACGCACGGTGACTTGTGGGGCGGCAACATCGTGTGGGCACGTGCGGCGTCGGGGACGGTGGGCACGCTCATCGACCCCCACGCGCATGGCGGGCACGCTGAGACCGACCTCGCAGCGCTCCATGTGTTCGGCTCGGCGCATCTCGACGCGACGATGCAGGGCTACCAGGAGGTGAGCCCACTGGCCGACGGCTGGCGCGAACGGGTGCCCATGCATCAGCTCCATATGCTGTTGGTGCACGTGGTGCTCTTCGGCGCAGGGTATGTCGGGCAGACGCTGGCGGCCGCGCGGCAGGTTGCGTAGCCGGGTGCCATCCACAGGGTTCTCCACAGCGTGGAATAGATGCGTATTGGCTTGTAGACTGCATTTCTCAGCGTGAGCTCCCTGGGAGTTGTCCACATATCCACAGGTTTGCAAACCTTGCAAGTTTGGGCACTCGGTGGGTGCACCGACGTGCGCGGGTTTCGATTCGCCCACTTCGTGGGCTACTCAACCACCGTGTCCCCCTGACCATCGAGTAGCGCCGAAGGCGCGTATCGAGATGCTGCCCCGGGTTTCGGTACGCCGCCTGCGGCGGCTACTCAACCAGCGGGATGAGGCGCCCTCACTCGTCGTCGGATACCTCTTCCGCTGACTCTTCTGACTCCTCTATCTCCTCCGGCGCATCGGACTCCTCCGGCTCTTCCGCCTCAGCCGCTTCCTCAATGTCATCAATCCGCTTCGCGGACGCCCAACTGAACAGAATGACGCCGGCAACCACCATCGGCAGCGACAGCCACTGCCCCATACTGAGGCCCAAGC is a genomic window containing:
- a CDS encoding fructosamine kinase family protein, which encodes METFRKQDSKEAIAAEAAGLLWLTDAGGAPVAELVNVGDTWLETRLLAEGFPSREDAREFGRGLAATHAAGADWWGAGPPGLGQNWEAHMPATLASEPQWESFGEFFAETKLEPYLRKARAMDASARRVVAQAVERVAAGEFDAPQPALCVERGAAVARTHGDLWGGNIVWARAASGTVGTLIDPHAHGGHAETDLAALHVFGSAHLDATMQGYQEVSPLADGWRERVPMHQLHMLLVHVVLFGAGYVGQTLAAARQVA